A DNA window from Paramormyrops kingsleyae isolate MSU_618 chromosome 10, PKINGS_0.4, whole genome shotgun sequence contains the following coding sequences:
- the ltc4s gene encoding leukotriene C4 synthase: MLDQVVYVAAVSVLGVFEQAYFSLQVIQARRKYSVSPPSTAGPPEFERVFRAQANCSEYFPIFLTVLWVSGIFFSQAISSLLGLLYLYGRYKYFQGYGKSALGRLAPLYFSAKILWALLAFSTLGVLNTLNQLYFDVDFLQLLNRFFM; the protein is encoded by the exons ATGCTGGATCAGGTGGTTTATGTGGCGGCGGTGAGTGTGCTGGGAGTTTTTGAGCAAG CCTATTTTTCGCTCCAAGTGATCCAAGCTAGGCGGAAATATTCTGTCTCTCCGCCGTCCACTGCGGGACCCCCTGAGTTTGAACGTGTCTTCAGGGCGCA AGCCAACTGCTCAGAATATTTTCCAATTTTCCTTACGGTTCTCTGGGTGTCTGGAATTTTCTTCAGTCAAG CCATTTCTTCATTGCTGGGGCTTCTCTACTTGTATGGGCGATACAAGTATTTCCAAGGATACGGCAAATCTGCACTTGGCAG GTTGGCTCCCCTGTATTTTAGTGCTAAAATTCTCTGGGCTCTACTCGCCTTCTCCACGTTGGGGGTCCTCAACACCCTAAACCAATTGTATTTTGATGTGGACTTTCTACAACTTCTGAATAGGTTCTTTATGTAG